In Actinomyces sp. zg-332, the following proteins share a genomic window:
- a CDS encoding 1,4-dihydroxy-2-naphthoate polyprenyltransferase produces the protein MIKSPINWIEAARPKTLPAAVAPVVLGSCICVSVGKFQPIPALLCLLVAITLQIACNFSNDYSDGIRGTDNERVGPKRLVASGTVSAKTMLKASLGTYSLSCIFGLILVIYTQKWWLILLGLLCIVAAWYYTGGKYPYGYRGYGEISVFVFFGLIATIGTTYLQTNTIPPVSISTAFSIGMLSTAMLMINNIRDIESDRKAGKHTLATKLGVGKSKALYTVLIILPLVIGITTFVYAKLAILTGVTGFLVLKILKIVLYTDDPKKLILALKYTGQLEILYALILGTAIALKPITG, from the coding sequence ATGATAAAATCACCGATAAACTGGATAGAAGCTGCTAGACCGAAAACACTTCCAGCTGCTGTGGCTCCTGTTGTACTTGGAAGTTGTATTTGCGTAAGTGTTGGAAAATTCCAACCGATACCCGCACTTTTATGCTTACTTGTGGCTATAACTCTACAAATAGCTTGCAACTTTTCAAACGACTATTCTGATGGAATCAGAGGAACAGATAATGAACGTGTAGGACCAAAAAGGTTAGTCGCTAGTGGTACAGTATCTGCTAAAACAATGCTCAAAGCTTCTCTAGGGACATATAGTTTATCTTGTATATTTGGTCTGATTTTAGTTATTTATACACAAAAATGGTGGCTAATTTTGTTAGGTCTCCTATGCATAGTTGCTGCTTGGTATTACACTGGTGGCAAATATCCGTACGGATACAGAGGCTATGGGGAAATAAGTGTATTCGTATTTTTTGGTCTAATAGCAACAATTGGAACAACCTATTTACAAACTAACACTATTCCACCAGTTTCAATTAGCACCGCTTTTTCTATAGGAATGTTATCTACGGCTATGCTAATGATAAACAATATTAGAGATATAGAAAGTGACCGAAAAGCAGGCAAACACACTTTAGCTACGAAGCTTGGAGTGGGAAAATCTAAAGCACTGTATACCGTTTTAATAATCTTACCTTTAGTGATAGGTATAACAACTTTCGTTTATGCTAAGTTGGCTATTTTAACTGGCGTAACAGGGTTTTTAGTATTGAAAATTTTGAAAATTGTTTTATACACTGATGACCCTAAAAAGTTGATTTTGGCTTTAAAATATACTGGTCAACTCGAGATATTATATGCTCTCATACTAGGAACAGCTATCGCATTGAAGCCTATAACGGGGTAA
- a CDS encoding PLDc N-terminal domain-containing protein: MLRLIPIVLLLVLTVYALVSCINTSSDEELPGGLPKIVWVVVIILVQPVGAISWLSLRFIKYFETKQNRNSKKDKVVAPDDDEEFLFKLNRDIQLEREGIQRNDSLGENLRFKSENTQKKNDPKDSDFTEDEKFEDE; this comes from the coding sequence ATGTTACGTCTTATACCTATAGTTTTACTCTTAGTATTAACTGTTTACGCATTAGTTTCGTGCATAAATACATCTTCTGATGAAGAATTACCTGGTGGACTACCTAAGATAGTTTGGGTTGTTGTCATAATTTTAGTTCAGCCTGTCGGGGCTATATCTTGGTTATCTTTACGTTTTATTAAGTATTTTGAGACAAAACAAAATAGGAATTCTAAGAAAGACAAAGTTGTTGCTCCAGATGATGATGAAGAATTTCTATTCAAATTAAATAGAGATATACAACTTGAACGTGAAGGTATACAACGTAATGATTCTTTAGGTGAAAATCTCAGGTTCAAGAGTGAAAATACTCAAAAGAAAAACGATCCAAAAGACTCTGATTTTACTGAAGATGAAAAGTTTGAGGATGAGTAA
- a CDS encoding 30S ribosomal protein bS22 gives MGSVIKKRRKRMAKKKHRKLLRKTRHQRRNKK, from the coding sequence ATGGGCTCCGTTATTAAAAAGCGTCGCAAGCGTATGGCGAAGAAGAAGCATCGTAAATTGCTTCGTAAGACTCGTCATCAGCGTCGTAATAAGAAGTAA
- a CDS encoding helix-turn-helix domain-containing protein, with product MNFSSKPNLYTIAEVAELMRVSKMTVYRMVHSGDLPAIRVGKSYRIPVSAIQQMLALEGIYVEDKLLAN from the coding sequence ATGAATTTTTCTTCTAAGCCTAATTTATACACTATTGCTGAGGTTGCAGAGCTTATGCGTGTATCCAAAATGACTGTGTATCGTATGGTTCATTCTGGTGATTTACCTGCTATTCGTGTAGGTAAGTCTTACCGCATTCCTGTGTCTGCAATTCAACAAATGTTGGCTTTGGAAGGTATCTACGTTGAAGATAAGCTTTTAGCTAATTAG
- a CDS encoding potassium channel family protein — protein sequence MKVPNNVVDSTLVIGLGRFGSAVAVTLDNLNREILAVDISSKLVQKWSSRIPTLEADMTNMAALEQIGAADFSSAVVGVGSSLEASVLITANLVDIGVSQIWAKATSREHGRILKRIGAHHVIYPEFDAGQRTAHLVSGRMLDYIEMERNGFSIVKMRPPREFWGFTLEEAQVRRKYGVTVIGVLSVGQPFEYASASTRIHEDDIIIVGGDADLLEQFAYNS from the coding sequence ATGAAAGTGCCAAATAACGTAGTTGATTCTACTTTAGTTATTGGGTTAGGTCGTTTTGGTTCGGCTGTTGCTGTGACTTTGGATAATTTGAATCGTGAAATTTTAGCTGTTGATATTTCGAGTAAGTTAGTACAAAAGTGGTCTAGCCGTATACCTACTCTTGAAGCTGATATGACTAATATGGCCGCTTTGGAACAAATTGGGGCTGCTGATTTTTCCTCTGCTGTTGTAGGCGTTGGTTCTTCGCTAGAAGCTTCAGTTTTGATTACAGCTAATTTAGTCGATATTGGAGTTTCTCAGATTTGGGCTAAAGCTACTAGCCGTGAGCATGGCCGCATTTTAAAGCGTATTGGTGCACATCACGTTATTTATCCGGAATTTGATGCTGGTCAGAGGACTGCACACTTAGTATCTGGACGTATGCTTGACTATATTGAGATGGAGCGTAATGGATTTTCTATTGTTAAAATGCGTCCACCTCGTGAATTCTGGGGCTTTACTTTGGAAGAAGCACAAGTTCGTCGTAAGTATGGCGTAACTGTTATTGGAGTACTAAGTGTTGGCCAGCCATTTGAGTATGCGAGTGCTAGTACACGTATACATGAGGACGATATTATTATCGTTGGTGGTGATGCAGATTTGCTGGAACAATTCGCGTATAATTCATAG
- a CDS encoding HAD family hydrolase, with product MNMNINQPNTDSSANSRVVAFFDIDQTLIRGSSSYYVARELYRRNFFGWRDIFFAARHSLLYMLFGESKRRLDLVADRALNVLAGRSVDEVSKIVEELYDNDLHGRIFVYMREVLNRHLVAGHDVWLVSAVPVQIGAVIAKKLGVNGILGTKVKVVDGVLAPELDGELMHNEGKGLAVSKVASEYEYDLTNSFAYGDSYGDIPMLSMVGFPCGVNPDRKLRRVCESKGWNILRVKRTFNG from the coding sequence ATGAATATGAATATCAATCAGCCTAATACTGATTCTTCTGCGAATTCACGTGTTGTTGCGTTTTTTGATATTGATCAGACTTTGATTCGTGGTTCTTCTTCATATTATGTTGCTCGTGAACTGTATCGTCGTAATTTTTTCGGGTGGCGTGATATCTTTTTTGCTGCACGTCATAGTTTGTTGTATATGCTCTTTGGTGAATCTAAGCGAAGATTAGACTTGGTGGCTGATAGAGCTTTAAATGTTTTAGCTGGGCGCAGTGTCGATGAGGTTTCCAAAATTGTTGAGGAACTGTACGATAATGACTTGCATGGCCGTATTTTTGTTTATATGCGTGAAGTTTTGAATAGGCATTTAGTTGCTGGACATGATGTATGGTTGGTTTCTGCTGTGCCTGTACAAATAGGTGCAGTTATTGCTAAAAAGCTTGGTGTTAATGGCATTTTAGGTACTAAAGTAAAAGTTGTAGATGGTGTTTTAGCTCCTGAACTTGACGGAGAGTTAATGCACAACGAAGGTAAAGGACTAGCTGTTAGTAAAGTAGCTAGCGAGTACGAATATGATCTGACTAATTCCTTTGCTTATGGCGATTCTTACGGAGATATTCCTATGCTATCTATGGTTGGTTTTCCTTGCGGTGTTAATCCTGATCGTAAGTTGCGCCGTGTCTGTGAGAGCAAAGGTTGGAATATTTTGCGCGTGAAACGAACTTTTAATGGCTAA
- a CDS encoding histidine phosphatase family protein yields the protein MTQTIIHVLRHGEVENPEGILYGRLKGYSLSTLGKKMAQMVADEFKKRPEIQISRIIASPLLRTQQTAKPISKAYNVPIETDIRLIEAGNHFEGIAVNKNPKLLASPKYWKYFHNPIRPSWGEPYIDIADRMLKVVKETQKNNAGQEILLVSHQLPIWCLRKYLEKKPLAHLPWQRECSLASVTTLIFENNTLVGIKYWEPAAVLLNEAKDVTPGTSSAMTNRG from the coding sequence ATGACACAAACAATAATACATGTATTACGACATGGTGAAGTAGAAAATCCTGAAGGAATATTATACGGACGTCTAAAAGGATACTCGTTAAGTACCTTAGGGAAGAAAATGGCTCAAATGGTTGCTGATGAGTTCAAAAAACGTCCAGAAATACAAATATCTAGAATTATTGCTTCTCCTCTTCTACGTACCCAGCAAACAGCCAAACCAATTTCGAAGGCGTACAACGTACCAATTGAAACAGATATACGTCTAATAGAAGCGGGTAATCACTTTGAAGGTATAGCAGTAAATAAAAATCCGAAACTTCTAGCAAGCCCTAAATACTGGAAATACTTCCATAACCCTATACGTCCATCATGGGGAGAACCTTATATAGACATTGCTGATAGAATGCTAAAAGTGGTAAAAGAAACTCAAAAGAACAATGCTGGACAAGAAATACTTTTAGTTTCACACCAACTGCCTATATGGTGCTTACGAAAATACTTAGAGAAAAAACCACTCGCCCATTTACCATGGCAACGAGAATGCTCTCTAGCTTCAGTAACAACACTAATATTTGAAAATAACACACTAGTGGGAATAAAATATTGGGAACCTGCAGCCGTGCTACTAAACGAAGCAAAAGATGTGACTCCAGGAACATCAAGCGCTATGACTAACAGAGGCTAA
- a CDS encoding TrkH family potassium uptake protein codes for MNKTSKNEKKLIEDVKSYISYTAKYKPSLLAIMIFGSIITVITMLLCLPISTVDGKMPNFVDALFTATSSVCVTGLTTVETATYWSHFGHFVIALGMKIGGLGVMTFASILALAVSKNIGLTQRLIIANENQIEKLGKVKTLIRAVIIISATCEFLLFLALFPHFYYGVGYSFVKSIGYGLFMSVSIFNNSGFVIMPEGMEVFANDIFVIAPIIIGTFAGAIGFPVILNITSNIKNPRAWNIHTKLTVITYLILFVIGTVLIGLLEWNNTHTLGNLPLHSKISNSLLLGINGRSSGLSTLDIGQMHPSTWLVQDVLMFIGGGSASTAGGIKVTTLAVLTLAIVAEARGDTDIQVFGRRIPNTTVRLAVTVIAIGSFLVFTSIFLLLLITNLSLDVIAFEVISAFATVGLSTGITPLLPTAGKYLLVLLMFAGRIGTMTVTAALALRKQKRVLRYPEEKPAIG; via the coding sequence GTGAATAAAACAAGTAAAAATGAGAAAAAGCTTATAGAAGATGTAAAAAGCTATATAAGCTATACAGCAAAGTACAAACCATCATTATTAGCAATAATGATTTTCGGTAGTATCATAACTGTAATAACCATGCTACTTTGCTTGCCAATATCAACAGTTGATGGCAAAATGCCAAACTTTGTTGACGCTTTATTCACGGCAACCTCGTCAGTATGTGTAACTGGATTGACTACTGTAGAAACAGCAACTTACTGGTCACATTTTGGACATTTCGTAATAGCCTTAGGTATGAAAATCGGTGGCTTGGGGGTAATGACCTTTGCTTCAATACTTGCTTTAGCAGTGTCAAAAAATATTGGTTTAACTCAAAGGCTCATTATTGCCAACGAAAATCAAATAGAAAAACTAGGCAAAGTAAAAACCCTCATACGAGCAGTAATAATCATATCTGCTACTTGTGAATTTTTATTATTTCTCGCATTATTTCCACATTTTTATTACGGAGTTGGATACTCATTCGTAAAAAGTATAGGATACGGACTATTCATGTCAGTTTCCATCTTCAATAACAGTGGATTCGTAATTATGCCTGAAGGAATGGAAGTATTTGCAAACGATATTTTCGTAATAGCACCGATAATAATTGGAACATTTGCTGGAGCAATCGGGTTCCCCGTTATTTTGAACATAACTTCAAATATAAAGAATCCGAGAGCGTGGAATATACACACAAAATTAACAGTTATAACTTACCTAATTTTATTCGTAATAGGTACTGTTCTCATCGGTTTATTAGAATGGAATAACACTCATACTTTAGGAAATCTACCATTACACTCTAAAATAAGTAACTCGTTATTACTGGGAATAAACGGTAGATCCAGTGGTCTTAGTACTCTAGACATCGGACAAATGCACCCTTCAACTTGGCTGGTACAAGATGTGCTGATGTTTATAGGCGGGGGTAGTGCCTCTACTGCTGGTGGTATAAAAGTTACAACTTTAGCTGTGCTGACTTTGGCGATTGTTGCTGAAGCCAGAGGTGACACAGATATACAAGTATTTGGCAGAAGAATACCTAATACAACAGTTCGTTTGGCTGTTACTGTAATTGCGATAGGTAGCTTCCTTGTCTTTACTTCAATTTTCTTGTTGCTGCTGATTACTAACTTAAGCTTAGACGTTATAGCATTTGAAGTTATATCAGCCTTTGCTACTGTTGGCTTATCCACTGGTATAACCCCTCTACTACCCACTGCTGGAAAATACCTACTTGTATTGCTCATGTTCGCTGGAAGAATTGGAACTATGACTGTAACTGCAGCTCTGGCTTTGCGTAAACAAAAGCGTGTTTTGAGATACCCTGAGGAAAAACCTGCTATTGGCTAA